In the genome of Spirochaetia bacterium, one region contains:
- a CDS encoding Maf family protein, which translates to MKSLPEHIILASASPARKKVLEDLGIKVETAPTGCDEQTDEKDPASSVTLLARRKLHAYLQMTERNDALATNDWTDISIDGKGRFFPSLLQCAQRPFKGPSVLTCDTMVVFEDRLIGKPKDSNEAFQLLQSFSGKEQTVVTGFALLLEGKCLLSGCDHATVQFRTYGLQEIKDYLATEEWKGAAGGYRIQKEGKHLVERTIGDIHTVVGLPLFLISALIGSNFVL; encoded by the coding sequence ATGAAATCATTGCCGGAACATATCATCCTCGCCTCTGCTTCACCGGCAAGGAAAAAGGTACTTGAAGACCTTGGAATCAAAGTCGAGACAGCCCCGACAGGCTGTGATGAACAGACGGATGAAAAGGATCCTGCAAGTTCGGTCACTCTCCTTGCCCGCAGGAAACTGCATGCATACCTGCAGATGACAGAAAGGAATGATGCCTTGGCTACCAACGACTGGACTGATATTTCCATTGATGGGAAAGGCAGGTTTTTCCCCTCCCTCCTTCAATGTGCACAACGGCCCTTCAAGGGCCCATCGGTATTGACGTGTGATACGATGGTTGTCTTTGAAGACCGTCTGATCGGCAAACCGAAGGATAGCAATGAAGCCTTTCAACTGCTGCAATCCTTCAGTGGCAAGGAACAGACAGTCGTTACAGGTTTTGCACTGCTGCTTGAAGGAAAATGCCTGCTATCGGGCTGTGACCATGCTACGGTACAGTTCAGGACCTATGGCCTGCAGGAAATCAAAGATTATCTGGCAACGGAAGAGTGGAAAGGTGCGGCAGGGGGTTATAGGATACAAAAGGAAGGAAAGCATCTGGTTGAACGGACAATCGGCGACATACACACAGTCGTGGGGTTGCCACTCTTTCTGATTTCTGCTTTAATAGGTTCGAACTTTGTCTTGTGA
- the rpsB gene encoding 30S ribosomal protein S2 translates to MSVVTMKSLLESGVHFGHQTKRWNPKMARYIFSQRNGIHIIDLQKTSTCIVEAYDAVRNIVKDGKTILFVGTKKQAQLAIETEAKRCGMPYVNNRWLGGMLTNFTTIKKSIATLKKIEKMESDGTFDSLTKKEVSLLTKQKSKLEKNLGGIKEMKDLPGALFVIDTKKEAIAVAEAKRLGIPIVAVVDTNCDPTDITYPIPGNDDAIRAIQLFVEIIANAVVDADNEAGIQIIESLDSVDETAPEEKKDADESEENVVFSSDDTENQDYSKFEHTDEEKKEAPEEEKDDTVVTAGIEVDEKTLYQD, encoded by the coding sequence ATGTCCGTAGTTACTATGAAGAGCCTGCTTGAGTCAGGTGTGCACTTTGGTCACCAGACCAAAAGATGGAATCCAAAGATGGCTCGTTACATCTTCTCCCAGAGAAATGGAATCCATATCATTGACCTGCAGAAAACTTCAACTTGCATCGTTGAGGCTTATGATGCAGTACGCAACATCGTAAAGGACGGCAAGACCATCCTGTTCGTCGGCACAAAGAAACAAGCACAGCTTGCAATAGAGACCGAAGCAAAACGATGCGGCATGCCCTATGTGAACAATCGATGGCTTGGCGGTATGTTGACAAACTTTACTACTATCAAGAAATCCATCGCAACATTGAAGAAAATTGAAAAGATGGAAAGTGACGGCACTTTCGATTCACTTACCAAGAAGGAAGTTTCCCTACTCACCAAACAGAAATCAAAACTGGAAAAGAACCTCGGTGGCATCAAGGAAATGAAGGACCTGCCGGGTGCTCTTTTTGTCATTGACACCAAGAAGGAAGCAATCGCCGTCGCTGAAGCAAAACGCCTTGGCATTCCTATTGTTGCAGTAGTTGATACAAACTGTGATCCTACGGATATTACCTATCCGATTCCTGGCAACGATGATGCTATCCGTGCAATTCAGCTTTTCGTTGAAATCATTGCAAATGCTGTAGTTGATGCAGACAATGAAGCAGGTATCCAGATCATCGAGTCCCTTGACTCTGTAGATGAGACTGCACCTGAAGAAAAGAAAGATGCCGACGAGAGTGAAGAAAATGTCGTATTCTCATCCGATGACACAGAAAATCAGGATTATTCCAAATTTGAGCATACTGACGAAGAAAAGAAAGAAGCCCCAGAAGAGGAAAAGGATGATACCGTCGTCACAGCTGGTATTGAAGTTGATGAAAAGACACTCTATCAGGACTAA
- a CDS encoding ABC-F family ATP-binding cassette domain-containing protein produces the protein MGTLQITSLNLAFADRDILDNISLTLDEHSRSALAGSNGCGKSTMLKCICHIMVPDSMNLAMTKDLRVSYLPQSDIVLESGTVIEEAENGYKRFLPAVKRIKEIEARLAHASEGEQLDPLLLELHELQEKLLNGGWHDRRRRSEQILKGLGFKQEDLERTCSEFSGGWQMRIALAKVLLESPDILLLDEPTNYLDIEAKTWLKNYLAAFRGGLMLVSHDQGFLDATVNEVYELYRGQLTRYSGNYSSYLVQREAELQQLEEKWKQQQAMIGKTEQFIERFRYKATKSKQVQSRLKMLDKVEEIQVPSHLKKLHFSFPPAPHSGNDVLTVSNLKKSWGDNVIFDGLSFLVRKQDRLAVTGRNGEGKSTLLRMLCGRDREYGGVIKLGAGVRIGYFAQDTEHTLDPSNTVIGELEGIATTADVPRLRNYLGAFLFEGDDVFKPISVLSGGERSRLALLKILLHPVNLLILDEPTNHLDINAKEMLAEALRSYEGTMIFVSHDTYFIEQLATRILYLSEDAPQFFEGDYGYFARKLDEKERWEEKEDTPDKQSTKQALGYKETKEKNNRMKKLQRENELLLSQDEVLQQKIDKVSQDMSKSENYSDATKITKLMEDKQKLEKELKEKEDLWLKQEEEIEELQAELQ, from the coding sequence ATGGGAACGCTCCAGATTACTTCCCTGAACCTTGCTTTTGCGGACAGGGACATCTTGGACAACATCAGTCTTACTTTGGATGAGCATTCCAGGAGTGCACTCGCCGGCAGCAACGGCTGCGGCAAGTCCACTATGCTCAAATGCATATGTCATATCATGGTCCCGGATTCCATGAACCTTGCAATGACAAAGGACCTGCGTGTCTCCTACCTGCCTCAAAGCGATATCGTCTTGGAAAGCGGAACCGTAATCGAAGAAGCAGAAAACGGATACAAAAGATTCCTACCGGCCGTGAAAAGAATAAAGGAAATCGAGGCAAGACTTGCCCATGCAAGCGAAGGAGAACAGCTTGACCCGCTGTTGCTTGAATTGCATGAGCTACAGGAAAAGCTGCTGAACGGCGGTTGGCATGACCGTCGGCGCAGGAGCGAACAGATACTCAAGGGGCTGGGATTCAAGCAAGAAGACCTGGAACGTACCTGCAGTGAATTCTCGGGAGGTTGGCAGATGCGCATTGCCCTGGCAAAGGTATTGCTGGAATCTCCTGATATATTGTTGCTGGACGAACCGACCAATTATCTTGATATCGAAGCCAAGACTTGGCTGAAGAACTATCTGGCTGCTTTCAGAGGCGGACTCATGCTCGTGTCCCACGACCAAGGCTTCCTTGATGCCACAGTCAACGAAGTATATGAGCTCTATAGAGGACAACTTACCCGATACAGCGGAAATTATTCTTCCTATCTTGTACAGCGGGAAGCAGAACTGCAGCAACTTGAAGAAAAGTGGAAACAGCAGCAGGCAATGATCGGCAAGACAGAGCAGTTCATCGAACGGTTCAGATACAAGGCAACGAAAAGCAAACAGGTACAGAGCAGGCTCAAGATGCTGGATAAGGTTGAGGAAATCCAAGTCCCATCCCACCTGAAGAAACTGCACTTTTCCTTTCCTCCTGCACCACACAGCGGCAATGACGTGCTTACTGTCAGCAATCTGAAGAAAAGCTGGGGTGACAATGTCATCTTTGATGGTCTTTCTTTCCTCGTAAGGAAGCAGGACCGCCTGGCTGTAACAGGAAGGAACGGCGAAGGTAAAAGTACACTGCTGAGGATGCTCTGCGGCCGGGACAGGGAGTATGGCGGAGTAATCAAACTGGGTGCAGGAGTACGGATCGGTTACTTTGCCCAGGATACTGAGCATACGCTTGATCCTTCCAATACGGTAATCGGCGAGCTTGAAGGTATCGCTACTACAGCGGATGTTCCACGACTGAGGAATTACCTAGGGGCTTTCCTGTTTGAAGGTGATGATGTATTCAAGCCCATTTCGGTACTTTCCGGTGGAGAAAGAAGCAGGCTGGCACTGCTGAAGATCCTGTTGCATCCTGTCAACCTGCTCATCTTGGATGAACCGACGAACCATCTTGATATCAACGCCAAGGAAATGCTTGCAGAGGCATTGCGCAGCTATGAAGGCACGATGATATTCGTCAGCCACGATACTTATTTCATTGAACAGTTGGCAACAAGGATACTCTACCTCAGTGAAGACGCCCCTCAGTTCTTTGAAGGAGATTATGGTTATTTTGCCCGCAAATTGGATGAAAAGGAACGGTGGGAAGAAAAGGAAGACACACCGGACAAGCAAAGCACCAAGCAGGCACTCGGCTACAAGGAAACCAAGGAAAAGAACAACAGGATGAAAAAGCTCCAAAGGGAAAACGAACTGTTGCTCTCGCAGGACGAAGTCCTTCAGCAGAAAATTGACAAAGTCAGCCAAGATATGAGCAAATCAGAAAATTACAGTGATGCAACCAAGATCACAAAACTGATGGAAGACAAACAGAAACTGGAAAAAGAACTCAAGGAAAAAGAAGACCTCTGGTTGAAACAGGAAGAGGAAATCGAAGAATTGCAGGCAGAGCTCCAATGA
- the frr gene encoding ribosome recycling factor, producing MQTVLSNSENKMQKSITALEKEYQGLRTGRASAALFSNLTVTYYGAPTPLSQVGSISVPEARMVVIQPWDKSVLPEIEKAILKSDLGLTPNNDGKLIRINFPALTSDRRKELAKQAKQIAEKTKVAIRNIRREAIDELKAMEKKSTISEDDLKTGEDKVQKLTDKYINQASDIATGKEKEIMEI from the coding sequence ATGCAGACTGTACTATCCAACAGTGAAAACAAAATGCAAAAATCCATTACGGCCTTGGAAAAGGAGTATCAGGGATTGAGGACCGGCCGTGCCAGTGCCGCTCTTTTCAGCAATCTTACCGTCACGTATTACGGTGCACCCACTCCGCTCTCCCAAGTCGGTTCCATAAGTGTCCCTGAAGCCCGAATGGTAGTCATCCAACCGTGGGACAAAAGTGTGCTTCCCGAAATTGAAAAAGCAATCCTGAAAAGTGACCTCGGGTTGACTCCCAACAATGATGGAAAGCTTATCCGCATCAATTTTCCTGCCCTTACTTCAGACAGGAGGAAGGAACTTGCAAAACAAGCCAAGCAGATAGCTGAAAAAACAAAGGTAGCTATCCGCAACATCCGCAGAGAAGCCATTGATGAACTCAAGGCAATGGAAAAGAAGAGTACCATCAGTGAGGATGATCTGAAAACCGGAGAAGATAAGGTTCAGAAACTGACTGATAAGTATATCAATCAGGCCAGTGACATCGCCACTGGTAAAGAAAAGGAAATCATGGAGATCTAA
- a CDS encoding phosphatidate cytidylyltransferase: MTSLKGRLLTTFVGIPAVAIIVFALPQFAHLGFALLAAVAGILGTYEMKQMMEKSLDIHIFFPCWFGTLLPLASWAEVYFNLESLMEIVFVLMLFCNFISELRTGTKDEDPFSKSIIRIATSSLLVFYPSFLLTFLVAADQLPHGPFFLGLFFICVFSNDIFAFLCGMTFGRHNRGFIKVSPNKSIAGFVGGTVASMFFATLYVYLFPSLRALLSIPMSLVLGFVLAFSGSLGDLLESVFKRSAKVKDSGHLVPGRGGALDNLDSLVVAAPLFYLALRILLT, from the coding sequence ATGACTTCACTCAAGGGACGTCTGTTGACCACATTCGTAGGCATTCCAGCTGTGGCTATTATCGTCTTTGCACTACCACAGTTTGCCCACTTAGGATTTGCCTTGCTAGCTGCCGTGGCAGGTATTCTCGGTACATACGAAATGAAACAGATGATGGAAAAATCCCTTGACATCCACATTTTCTTTCCTTGTTGGTTCGGAACCTTGTTACCGCTTGCAAGTTGGGCTGAAGTATACTTCAATCTTGAAAGTTTGATGGAAATTGTCTTTGTGCTGATGCTTTTCTGCAATTTCATCTCAGAATTGAGAACCGGAACAAAAGATGAAGATCCTTTCAGCAAAAGTATCATTCGCATCGCAACTTCTTCTCTACTTGTGTTCTATCCAAGTTTCCTGCTGACTTTCCTTGTGGCGGCCGATCAATTACCTCATGGCCCTTTTTTTCTTGGATTGTTCTTCATCTGTGTCTTTTCGAATGACATATTTGCCTTCCTCTGTGGAATGACCTTTGGCCGCCATAACAGAGGTTTCATCAAAGTAAGCCCCAACAAGTCAATCGCGGGTTTTGTAGGAGGCACTGTTGCCTCAATGTTCTTCGCAACACTCTATGTCTATCTTTTCCCCAGCCTACGGGCTCTTCTCAGTATTCCGATGTCCTTGGTCCTAGGATTTGTCCTTGCATTTTCAGGTTCATTGGGCGATCTGCTTGAGTCAGTATTCAAACGTAGTGCAAAGGTCAAGGACAGCGGACATCTGGTACCTGGGAGGGGCGGAGCTCTGGACAATCTTGATTCCTTGGTTGTTGCTGCACCGCTTTTCTATCTTGCCCTGAGGATCCTGCTCACATGA
- the uppS gene encoding polyprenyl diphosphate synthase: METASLRHLGIIMDGNGRWANQHNLPRAAGHLEGSKAVKRITVACRDLGIAYLTLYAFSTENWKRPQQEVHYLMGMIASKLHGELSFYVKHGIRILVRGDISKLPVEARDAVVDTMDATKAMRQLTCILAINYGGQDEICKAVDSLLKENMVPPISPIALRAHMQYPDIPPVDMICRSAGEKRLSNFLLWDSAYAELGFYDKLFPDWDETDIRRIMADFSSRTRKFGGLAT; the protein is encoded by the coding sequence ATGGAGACTGCATCGCTCAGGCACCTAGGAATCATTATGGACGGCAATGGCAGATGGGCTAACCAGCACAATCTGCCAAGGGCAGCCGGACATCTCGAAGGTTCAAAGGCTGTAAAACGTATCACCGTAGCTTGCAGGGACCTGGGCATTGCTTATCTGACGCTCTATGCCTTTTCTACCGAAAACTGGAAACGTCCGCAACAGGAAGTACATTATCTGATGGGAATGATTGCTTCCAAACTTCATGGAGAACTTTCTTTCTATGTAAAGCATGGCATCAGGATTCTTGTCCGGGGAGATATTTCCAAGCTTCCGGTCGAAGCACGGGATGCTGTGGTTGACACTATGGATGCCACAAAAGCCATGCGTCAGCTGACTTGTATCCTGGCAATCAATTATGGTGGCCAAGATGAAATCTGCAAAGCTGTCGATTCCCTTCTGAAGGAAAATATGGTTCCGCCGATTTCCCCGATAGCATTGAGAGCTCATATGCAGTACCCGGATATCCCACCAGTCGACATGATCTGCAGAAGTGCAGGAGAAAAAAGACTAAGTAATTTCTTACTTTGGGATAGTGCCTATGCAGAACTTGGTTTTTATGACAAACTGTTTCCGGATTGGGACGAAACCGACATTCGACGCATTATGGCCGACTTCAGCTCAAGGACCAGAAAATTCGGAGGTTTAGCAACATGA
- the tsf gene encoding translation elongation factor Ts → MAKITASLVKELRDSTGAGMMDCKKALVQADGDFEAANKILMEMGLAAVAKRADRATENGSIFTKITATKAVIVELTCETDFVAQNTDFQKLGNDICTEILEKGYTEINDALTEMVNGLIATIKENMLLRKFEVIDLAENGYASTYIHDGGKKGVLVEFSADKKEAFEDASIKEFCHDCALHVAAYTPTFLKPEEIPAEKVEELTGIFTKQAEGMGKPAKIIPNIVKGMLKKHYDQICFLNQTFIKDDKCSVAAKAREIGKAAGYDLQIVGYQLYTTGE, encoded by the coding sequence ATGGCTAAGATTACAGCATCACTGGTAAAGGAGCTTCGGGATTCAACCGGAGCAGGTATGATGGACTGCAAGAAGGCACTTGTCCAGGCAGACGGCGATTTTGAAGCTGCCAACAAGATCCTGATGGAAATGGGATTGGCCGCAGTCGCAAAAAGAGCTGACAGAGCAACAGAAAACGGCAGTATTTTTACAAAAATTACTGCAACCAAGGCTGTCATCGTAGAATTGACCTGTGAGACTGATTTCGTTGCTCAGAATACTGACTTCCAGAAGTTGGGGAATGACATCTGCACGGAAATCCTTGAAAAGGGTTACACAGAAATCAACGATGCACTTACTGAAATGGTAAATGGCCTGATTGCCACAATCAAGGAAAACATGCTCCTCAGAAAATTCGAAGTAATTGATCTGGCGGAAAATGGATATGCATCGACTTATATTCATGACGGTGGCAAGAAAGGCGTACTGGTAGAGTTCAGTGCAGACAAGAAGGAAGCTTTTGAAGATGCTTCCATAAAGGAATTCTGTCATGACTGTGCTTTGCATGTAGCAGCCTATACGCCAACCTTCCTTAAGCCGGAAGAAATTCCTGCAGAAAAGGTTGAAGAACTTACCGGTATCTTCACGAAACAGGCTGAAGGCATGGGCAAACCTGCAAAGATTATTCCGAATATCGTCAAAGGTATGCTTAAGAAACACTATGACCAGATTTGTTTCCTTAATCAGACTTTCATTAAAGATGACAAGTGTTCCGTCGCGGCAAAGGCTCGGGAAATCGGTAAAGCAGCAGGCTACGACCTGCAGATTGTCGGTTACCAGCTCTATACGACCGGCGAATAG